CTGTAGCAGCGACCTGCGCCTTGCCTGGAGTTCTGCCGCCGGTGGAATTAAACAGTCAACTGCTGGTGGACGGCGGCTGGATCAATGCGGTGCCGATCATCCCTGCCCGAGACCTTGGCGCCGACCTGGTGATCGCGGTCGATGTCGGTTGCCATCTGGGTGAACTGGATACAGTCAGTAGTGGGCTGGAGGTTGTCTTCAGGGCTGATGCCGCTGCGCGCAACGCATTATCTGAACTGCAGCTGACTCAGGCAGATCTGGTGATCCGTCCGGACGTCGGGGATAACCACTGGGCCGATTTTAGTCGGACGGATTGGCTGATAAGAAAAGGATATGAGGCCGCCAATGAACAGATGCCGCAGATTCGCGCCTTGGTGAATAGTCGATCTTTTATCGAATCCCTGGGGTGGTCCTAATTTTTTTATTCGAACTGCTGCCGAAAAAGCTCAAAGGTTGCTTTTAATTCTGCGATCTCGCGCTTGAGTTCGCTTACTTCAGTCTCAAGGTTTTCAATCCGCTCATTGCCGGCGCGGGCGTTAAGAATCGCCGTGGTTGGCGTCGTTCCGACATCTTTAAGGTCCGGTTCTCCGGACAGCAGATGTGCGTAACGGGACTCTTTGCGGCCGGTTTGACGTGGGAGTTTGGTCACCAGGGTCTCCTCCAGTTCCATCAATACCGTCAGAATCTCCTCGACCTGCTCCATCGAATCGAGTGGACGCATGCGACTGGCGCGTTGCCGTAGTTCGCCGCCGGTTTGGGGCCCGCGCAGCAGCAGTTCGGCGAGGACGGCCATTTCGGCATCCTGTAGCCGATACTTACCATAAAGGTTATGGCAGAACTTGGCTGCCCGACCACCCTCGACTGACTGAATCGCCAGCCCTAGCGGGCGCAAACTTTCCAGTGCTTCTGCCACGATTGTTTCATCGAAAACAACGACCGGGGAGCGGTTCGATTTTTGATTGCAGGCGTTGACCAGAGCGTTCAGGGTCATGGGGTAATACTCGGGTGTCGCCAGTTCTTTTTCGACCAGGCAGCCGAGAACGCGGGTTTCTGCCGGGGTTAAATCACGAGTCACAAAAGTCTCTCCCTTGAAATGAGTGGAGGTGATTAGCGCAGGTCCATTCTAGTTGATTTGACTAAAAAATGCCGCAGAAGTTTTTGCTCCATAACGGTTTACCCTGTGGGAGCGCGTTTGAGCGGCTTTTGATATGAGTCTGTCTGCCCCGTTTTATGATGCCTTCCCGTGGGCATTCTTCCTTGACGAAACCTTGTGGCAAGGGGTATCGTTCGGCACTTCAGCCTAATGTGCACAGGATAGAGAGTCGATATGGAAGA
Above is a genomic segment from Geopsychrobacter electrodiphilus DSM 16401 containing:
- a CDS encoding YceH family protein, with protein sequence MTRDLTPAETRVLGCLVEKELATPEYYPMTLNALVNACNQKSNRSPVVVFDETIVAEALESLRPLGLAIQSVEGGRAAKFCHNLYGKYRLQDAEMAVLAELLLRGPQTGGELRQRASRMRPLDSMEQVEEILTVLMELEETLVTKLPRQTGRKESRYAHLLSGEPDLKDVGTTPTTAILNARAGNERIENLETEVSELKREIAELKATFELFRQQFE